In the genome of Populus trichocarpa isolate Nisqually-1 chromosome 6, P.trichocarpa_v4.1, whole genome shotgun sequence, one region contains:
- the LOC7465991 gene encoding uncharacterized protein LOC7465991 isoform X4, with protein sequence MALLSSSPSLSITSPNYRYYPSRRLCLYPISATRVVTPHHIDKSSLTISETSSEDQLWAAACLRVRSFHEFKPSTFGIQDHKRYLAEREFEALKERIAGKRTGFNRVSCLNASLPLSQLLSLPDDDLCAQCKFSENGEDRVVVGTLDVNQSMSLPDEITGMKPEFGELFSGITDLYVHVAVNNEPAKQLYMKSGFVYENDEPAWQARFLDRPRRLLLWLGLPGNQNW encoded by the exons atggcactcctctcttcttctccttccctCTCAATAACTTCTCCAAATTACCGTTACTACCCTTCCCGTCGACTTTGCCTCTACCCAATCTCAGCCACACGCGTAGTCACTCCACACCACATCGACAAGTCGTCTCTTACAATCTCCGAAACGTCGTCGGAGGACCAACTGTGGGCCGCCGCGTGTCTCCGTGTACGTTCCTTCCACGAATTCAAGCCTTCCACTTTCGGTATCCAA GATCATAAAAGATACCTAGCAGAGCGTGAATTCGAAGCTTTAAAAGAACGAATTGCTGGTAAAAGAACCGGTTTTAATAGAGTTTCGTGTTTAAACGCGTCGCTTCCGTTGTCACAGTTGTTGAGCTTGCCTGATGATGATTTATGCGCGCAATGTAAG tttAGTGAGAATGGAGAAGATAGAGTGGTGGTGGGGACACTTGATGTAAATCAAAGTATGAGTCTTCCTGATGAAATTACTGGAATGAAACctgag tttggtGAATTATTTTCAGGCATAACCGATCTCTATGTCCATGTTGCTGTCAACAATGAACCAGCAAAACAGTTATACATGAAAAGTGGTTTCGTCTATGAAAATGACGAGCCTGCATGGCAAGCCAGGTTCCTTGATCGGCCACGGAGGCTTCTATTATGGCTTGGTCTCCCAGGTAACCAAAACTGGTGA
- the LOC7465991 gene encoding uncharacterized protein LOC7465991 isoform X6: MALLSSSPSLSITSPNYRYYPSRRLCLYPISATRVVTPHHIDKSSLTISETSSEDQLWAAACLRVRSFHEFKPSTFGIQDHKRYLAEREFEALKERIAGKRTGFNRVSCLNASLPLSQLLSLPDDDLCAQCKFSENGEDRVVVGTLDVNQSMSLPDEITGMKPEWFSMLLQQGIEGQFARGYLSNVCVANELHRNGLGYDLVAKSKAVAQKWVW; the protein is encoded by the exons atggcactcctctcttcttctccttccctCTCAATAACTTCTCCAAATTACCGTTACTACCCTTCCCGTCGACTTTGCCTCTACCCAATCTCAGCCACACGCGTAGTCACTCCACACCACATCGACAAGTCGTCTCTTACAATCTCCGAAACGTCGTCGGAGGACCAACTGTGGGCCGCCGCGTGTCTCCGTGTACGTTCCTTCCACGAATTCAAGCCTTCCACTTTCGGTATCCAA GATCATAAAAGATACCTAGCAGAGCGTGAATTCGAAGCTTTAAAAGAACGAATTGCTGGTAAAAGAACCGGTTTTAATAGAGTTTCGTGTTTAAACGCGTCGCTTCCGTTGTCACAGTTGTTGAGCTTGCCTGATGATGATTTATGCGCGCAATGTAAG tttAGTGAGAATGGAGAAGATAGAGTGGTGGTGGGGACACTTGATGTAAATCAAAGTATGAGTCTTCCTGATGAAATTACTGGAATGAAACctgag TGGTTTTCCATGTTGCTTCAACAGGGTATTGAAGGTCAATTTGCTAGGGGATACTTGAGCAATGTATGTGTTGCCAATGAACTTCATAGGAATGGATTGGGTTATGATCTTGTTGCAAAGTCTAAAGCAGTTGCTCAGAAATGGG tttggtGA
- the LOC7465991 gene encoding uncharacterized protein LOC7465991 isoform X2, whose amino-acid sequence MALLSSSPSLSITSPNYRYYPSRRLCLYPISATRVVTPHHIDKSSLTISETSSEDQLWAAACLRVRSFHEFKPSTFGIQDHKRYLAEREFEALKERIAGKRTGFNRVSCLNASLPLSQLLSLPDDDLCAQCKFSENGEDRVVVGTLDVNQSMSLPDEITGMKPEGIEGQFARGYLSNVCVANELHRNGLGYDLVAKSKAVAQKWGITDLYVHVAVNNEPAKQLYMKSGFVYENDEPAWQARFLDRPRRLLLWLGLPGNQNW is encoded by the exons atggcactcctctcttcttctccttccctCTCAATAACTTCTCCAAATTACCGTTACTACCCTTCCCGTCGACTTTGCCTCTACCCAATCTCAGCCACACGCGTAGTCACTCCACACCACATCGACAAGTCGTCTCTTACAATCTCCGAAACGTCGTCGGAGGACCAACTGTGGGCCGCCGCGTGTCTCCGTGTACGTTCCTTCCACGAATTCAAGCCTTCCACTTTCGGTATCCAA GATCATAAAAGATACCTAGCAGAGCGTGAATTCGAAGCTTTAAAAGAACGAATTGCTGGTAAAAGAACCGGTTTTAATAGAGTTTCGTGTTTAAACGCGTCGCTTCCGTTGTCACAGTTGTTGAGCTTGCCTGATGATGATTTATGCGCGCAATGTAAG tttAGTGAGAATGGAGAAGATAGAGTGGTGGTGGGGACACTTGATGTAAATCAAAGTATGAGTCTTCCTGATGAAATTACTGGAATGAAACctgag GGTATTGAAGGTCAATTTGCTAGGGGATACTTGAGCAATGTATGTGTTGCCAATGAACTTCATAGGAATGGATTGGGTTATGATCTTGTTGCAAAGTCTAAAGCAGTTGCTCAGAAATGGG GCATAACCGATCTCTATGTCCATGTTGCTGTCAACAATGAACCAGCAAAACAGTTATACATGAAAAGTGGTTTCGTCTATGAAAATGACGAGCCTGCATGGCAAGCCAGGTTCCTTGATCGGCCACGGAGGCTTCTATTATGGCTTGGTCTCCCAGGTAACCAAAACTGGTGA
- the LOC7465991 gene encoding uncharacterized protein LOC7465991 isoform X1, whose translation MALLSSSPSLSITSPNYRYYPSRRLCLYPISATRVVTPHHIDKSSLTISETSSEDQLWAAACLRVRSFHEFKPSTFGIQDHKRYLAEREFEALKERIAGKRTGFNRVSCLNASLPLSQLLSLPDDDLCAQCKFSENGEDRVVVGTLDVNQSMSLPDEITGMKPEWFSMLLQQGIEGQFARGYLSNVCVANELHRNGLGYDLVAKSKAVAQKWGITDLYVHVAVNNEPAKQLYMKSGFVYENDEPAWQARFLDRPRRLLLWLGLPGNQNW comes from the exons atggcactcctctcttcttctccttccctCTCAATAACTTCTCCAAATTACCGTTACTACCCTTCCCGTCGACTTTGCCTCTACCCAATCTCAGCCACACGCGTAGTCACTCCACACCACATCGACAAGTCGTCTCTTACAATCTCCGAAACGTCGTCGGAGGACCAACTGTGGGCCGCCGCGTGTCTCCGTGTACGTTCCTTCCACGAATTCAAGCCTTCCACTTTCGGTATCCAA GATCATAAAAGATACCTAGCAGAGCGTGAATTCGAAGCTTTAAAAGAACGAATTGCTGGTAAAAGAACCGGTTTTAATAGAGTTTCGTGTTTAAACGCGTCGCTTCCGTTGTCACAGTTGTTGAGCTTGCCTGATGATGATTTATGCGCGCAATGTAAG tttAGTGAGAATGGAGAAGATAGAGTGGTGGTGGGGACACTTGATGTAAATCAAAGTATGAGTCTTCCTGATGAAATTACTGGAATGAAACctgag TGGTTTTCCATGTTGCTTCAACAGGGTATTGAAGGTCAATTTGCTAGGGGATACTTGAGCAATGTATGTGTTGCCAATGAACTTCATAGGAATGGATTGGGTTATGATCTTGTTGCAAAGTCTAAAGCAGTTGCTCAGAAATGGG GCATAACCGATCTCTATGTCCATGTTGCTGTCAACAATGAACCAGCAAAACAGTTATACATGAAAAGTGGTTTCGTCTATGAAAATGACGAGCCTGCATGGCAAGCCAGGTTCCTTGATCGGCCACGGAGGCTTCTATTATGGCTTGGTCTCCCAGGTAACCAAAACTGGTGA
- the LOC7485282 gene encoding putative EG45-like domain containing protein 1, producing the protein MGKRILIAMGIFASLLSVAVAIPGIATFYTNYVPSACYGNKSFGVMIAAANDSLWNNGAACGKVFHVTCKGPRNPVPHPCTGKTVTVKVVDHCPGCPSTLDLSKEAFTQIANPVAGIINIDYIQ; encoded by the exons ATGGGAAAGAGGATTTTGATCGCGATGGGGATTTTTGCAAGCCTTCTCTCTGTAGCTGTTGCTATACCGGGAATCGCTACTTTCTACACAAACTATGTTC CATCTGCCTGCTATGGCAACAAAAGCTTTGGTGTTATGATAGCAGCAGCAAATGATAGTTTATGGAACAACGGGGCTGCTTGTGGAAAAGTGTTCCATGTTACATGTAAAGGTCCCAGGAATCCAGTACCACATCCATGCACAGGCAAGACTGTAACTGTGAAGGTTGTGGATCACTGTCCTGGATGTCCATCGACGCTTGACCTCTCCAAGGAAGCCTTCACTCAAATCGCTAACCCTGTTGCCGGCATAATTAACATCGACTACATTCAGTAA
- the LOC7465991 gene encoding uncharacterized protein LOC7465991 isoform X5 has translation MALLSSSPSLSITSPNYRYYPSRRLCLYPISATRVVTPHHIDKSSLTISETSSEDQLWAAACLRVRSFHEFKPSTFGIQLLSLPDDDLCAQCKFSENGEDRVVVGTLDVNQSMSLPDEITGMKPEGIEGQFARGYLSNVCVANELHRNGLGYDLVAKSKAVAQKWGITDLYVHVAVNNEPAKQLYMKSGFVYENDEPAWQARFLDRPRRLLLWLGLPGNQNW, from the exons atggcactcctctcttcttctccttccctCTCAATAACTTCTCCAAATTACCGTTACTACCCTTCCCGTCGACTTTGCCTCTACCCAATCTCAGCCACACGCGTAGTCACTCCACACCACATCGACAAGTCGTCTCTTACAATCTCCGAAACGTCGTCGGAGGACCAACTGTGGGCCGCCGCGTGTCTCCGTGTACGTTCCTTCCACGAATTCAAGCCTTCCACTTTCGGTATCCAA TTGTTGAGCTTGCCTGATGATGATTTATGCGCGCAATGTAAG tttAGTGAGAATGGAGAAGATAGAGTGGTGGTGGGGACACTTGATGTAAATCAAAGTATGAGTCTTCCTGATGAAATTACTGGAATGAAACctgag GGTATTGAAGGTCAATTTGCTAGGGGATACTTGAGCAATGTATGTGTTGCCAATGAACTTCATAGGAATGGATTGGGTTATGATCTTGTTGCAAAGTCTAAAGCAGTTGCTCAGAAATGGG GCATAACCGATCTCTATGTCCATGTTGCTGTCAACAATGAACCAGCAAAACAGTTATACATGAAAAGTGGTTTCGTCTATGAAAATGACGAGCCTGCATGGCAAGCCAGGTTCCTTGATCGGCCACGGAGGCTTCTATTATGGCTTGGTCTCCCAGGTAACCAAAACTGGTGA
- the LOC7465991 gene encoding uncharacterized protein LOC7465991 isoform X3, translating into MALLSSSPSLSITSPNYRYYPSRRLCLYPISATRVVTPHHIDKSSLTISETSSEDQLWAAACLRVRSFHEFKPSTFGIQLLSLPDDDLCAQCKFSENGEDRVVVGTLDVNQSMSLPDEITGMKPEWFSMLLQQGIEGQFARGYLSNVCVANELHRNGLGYDLVAKSKAVAQKWGITDLYVHVAVNNEPAKQLYMKSGFVYENDEPAWQARFLDRPRRLLLWLGLPGNQNW; encoded by the exons atggcactcctctcttcttctccttccctCTCAATAACTTCTCCAAATTACCGTTACTACCCTTCCCGTCGACTTTGCCTCTACCCAATCTCAGCCACACGCGTAGTCACTCCACACCACATCGACAAGTCGTCTCTTACAATCTCCGAAACGTCGTCGGAGGACCAACTGTGGGCCGCCGCGTGTCTCCGTGTACGTTCCTTCCACGAATTCAAGCCTTCCACTTTCGGTATCCAA TTGTTGAGCTTGCCTGATGATGATTTATGCGCGCAATGTAAG tttAGTGAGAATGGAGAAGATAGAGTGGTGGTGGGGACACTTGATGTAAATCAAAGTATGAGTCTTCCTGATGAAATTACTGGAATGAAACctgag TGGTTTTCCATGTTGCTTCAACAGGGTATTGAAGGTCAATTTGCTAGGGGATACTTGAGCAATGTATGTGTTGCCAATGAACTTCATAGGAATGGATTGGGTTATGATCTTGTTGCAAAGTCTAAAGCAGTTGCTCAGAAATGGG GCATAACCGATCTCTATGTCCATGTTGCTGTCAACAATGAACCAGCAAAACAGTTATACATGAAAAGTGGTTTCGTCTATGAAAATGACGAGCCTGCATGGCAAGCCAGGTTCCTTGATCGGCCACGGAGGCTTCTATTATGGCTTGGTCTCCCAGGTAACCAAAACTGGTGA
- the LOC7465992 gene encoding cation/H(+) antiporter 4: MSSYSDEIHHNITQLKQCTTIPPFINSPGVFQGDSNLLEATLPRLELLMFAIFFTSHVFHFILERFSIPLLVSQILAGMILGKAGLGLQADYRRIMFAIDSDQLFGTIGGFGFQLFVFLNGVKMDLSLIRKTGRMALCSGVLSMVMSVLFGAVTTSIVSSYLGLLELDKLSLSLVMLVHSMTPFPVTCSFVSDLELTHSELGRLGLSAALSSELLTQFLACNALLVGIFYRYHYQGALKIVAITTAFIILTVFVVRPAMLWVIKQTPEGRPVRDLYIYSIVLGALVSGLIFHFIGLNMFLGSLAFGLAVPAGPPLASALVEKFECMVSGVLVPFFMAMCTMKANFREISFDKKLTKGTAIVVTVVSLTKFGACLVTLFYYRMPKQDAFALAFIISSKGIVELGAYAFISESGVFTEGMFSFLVITILLSATISPIFVNWLYDPSRKYAGYQKRNIMHSKDLCVLACIYRPDNVTSIINFLQAFCPTLESPVSVCALHLIKISGRATSLFISHQKQKKSLSARSISENVILSFSNFWRNNCEIESVNVFTSISPTKFMHQDICTLALDELASFIVLPFHLKWLVDGSIESQDSRFRTLNCCVLERAPCSVGILIDHGNQVNSISRDSSREQSLLVALMFFGGEDDREARVLAERMSQHRNISLTIIHFVLSTGEIKSDWEKMQDSERLRNIKPGSIEHREVKYIEETVSDGLETSKKIRSILDKYDLFIVGRSKDVETIQTAGLDYMNEYPELGVIGNLLASMETTERYSVLVVQQQISL, encoded by the exons ATGAGTTCTTATTCAGATGAAATACACCACAATATCACACAATTAAAACAATGCACAACCATACCACCATTTATTAATTCACCTGGTGTTTTTCAGGGCGATAGTAACCTTTTGGAGGCTACATTGCCCAGGTTGGAGCTACTTATGTTTGCAATCTTCTTCACCAgccatgtttttcatttcatccttGAGCGCTTCAGCATCCCTTTGTTGGTTTCTCAGATTCTT GCTGGAATGATCCTTGGTAAGGCAGGCCTCGGGTTGCAAGCAGATTACAGAAGGATCATGTTTGCGATCGACAGTGACCAACTGTTTGGCACAATTGGTGGATTCGGTTTCCAACTCTTTGTATTTCTAAATGGAGTTAAAATGGATTTAAGCCTGATAAGAAAGACAGGGAGAATGGCACTTTGCAGCGGTGTGCTGTCTATGGTGATGTCTGTACTATTTGGCGCGGTAACCACGTCGATTGTCAGCAGTTACTTGGGGCTACTCGAACTAGATAAGCTTTCGCTTTCCTTGGTGATGTTAGTGCATTCTATGACTCCGTTTCCTGTCACCTGTAGCTTTGTCAGTGACCTCGAACTAACCCATTCAGAGCTTGGCAGATTAGGACTCTCTGCAGCATTAAGCAGTGAATTACTGACCCAATTTCTTGCATGTAATGCCCTCCTTGTAGGCATTTTTTACCGGTATCATTATCAAGGAGCTCTTAAAATTGTAGCAATAACTACGGCCTTTATTATTCTGACTGTTTTTGTGGTGAGACCGGCAATGCTCTGGGTGATCAAACAAACACCCGAAGGAAGGCCTGTCAGAGATTTATATATTTACTCCATCGTTCTAGGCGCATTGGTTTCTGGTCTAATATTTCACTTTATTGGCCTAAACATGTTCCTTGGGTCACTTGCTTTTGGATTGGCTGTACCAGCAGGACCTCCTCTTGCATCAGCTCTGGTTGAGAAGTTCGAATGCATGGTCTCAGGCGTACTTGTACCTTTCTTTATGGCCATGTGCACGATGAAAGCAAATTTTAGGGAGATCAGCTTTGACAAAAAATTAACGAAGGGCACAGCAATCGTCGTCACTGTAGTCAGCTTGACCAAATTTGGAGCTTGCTTGGTAACTCTCTTCTATTACAGGATGCCAAAACAGGATGCCTTCGCACTTGCTTTCATAATAAGCTCTAAAGGGATCGTTGAGCTGGGCGCGTATGCATTTATCTCAGAATCAGGG GTATTTACTGAAGGGATGTTCTCCTTTTTGGTCATTACCATTCTATTGTCGGCAACCATCTCGCCTATTTTCGTGAACTGGCTGTATGATCCATCAAGGAAATATGCAGGCTATCAGAAAAGGAACATTATGCATAGCAAAGATCTGTGTGTGCTAGCATGCATTTACAGGCCAGATAATGTGACCAGCATCATCAATTTTCTCCAAGCCTTTTGTCCAACTCTAGAGAGCCCAGTTTCTGTTTGTGCACTTCATCTTATCAAGATCAGTGGGCGAGCCACCTCGCTCTTCATTTCCCACCAAAAGCAGAAAAAGTCTCTCTCTGCCCGCTCCATTTCTGAGAATGTCATTCTCTCTTTCAGTAACTTCTGGCGAAACAATTGCGAGATAGAATCTGTAAATGTCTTCACATCAATCTCTCCAACCAAATTCATGCACCAGGACATATGCACACTTGCGTTGGATGAACTTGCATCCTTTATAGTGCTTCCATTTCATCTAAAATGGCTTGTTGATGGGTCTATTGAATCACAGGACTCTAGATTTAGGACACTGAATTGTTGTGTCCTTGAGAGAGCACCATGCTCAGTGGGGATCCTCATCGACCATGGTAATCAAGTAAATTCCATTTCCAGGGACTCATCAAGAGAGCAGTCCCTACTTGTTGCTCTGATGTTCTTCGGAGGCGAAGATGATCGAGAAGCTCGGGTGTTGGCTGAACGCATGTCTCAGCACAGAAACATTAGCCTAACAATAATCCATTTCGTTCTCTCAACTGGTGAGATTAAATCTGATTGGGAGAAAATGCAAGATTCTGAGAGGTTGAGGAATATTAAGCCTGGCTCTATAGAGCATAGAGAAGTGAAATACATTGAGGAGACGGTAAGCGATGGACTGGAAACTTCAAAGAAAATCCGATCAATCCTCGATAAATATGACCTCTTTATTGTTGGGAGAAGCAAAGATGTGGAAACAATACAAACAGCAGGTCTTGATTATATGAACGAGTACCCAGAGCTTGGTGTTATTGGAAATCTGCTCGCTTCAATGGAAACCACTGAAAGATACTCAGTCTTGGTTGTACAGCAACAGATATCCTTGTAA
- the LOC127905448 gene encoding conglutin beta 5-like produces MSSSLLEELCATNHKPEKRQQQQRDNRRARPRQQEQGGQDKQEEPKRKRKEGKGRREGKAQGEQKGNKNKEAKTNKQSRKGREKKEREGERARHRENRKATRTRRPRQTRRAEKEEKRRKGKARGQGTGRTESNKNKEAKTNKQSRKGREKKEREGKARGQGTGRTERQQEQGGQDKQEEPKRKRNEGKGRREGKAQENRKATRTRRPRQTSRAEKEEKRRK; encoded by the exons atgtcctcctcgctgctagaagaactatgTGCAACT AACCACAAGCCAGAGAAGCGTCAGCAACAGCAGAGAGACAACCGAAGAGCGAGACCAAGGCAACAAGAACAGGGAGGCCAAGACAAACAAGAAGAGccgaaaaggaagagaaaagaaggaaagggAAGGCGAGAGGGCAAGGCACAGGGAGAACAGAAAGGCAACAAGAACAAGGAGGCCAAGACAAACAAGCAGAGccgaaaaggaagagaaaagaaggaaagggAAGGCGAGAGGGCAAGGCACAGGGAGAACAGAAAGGCAACAAGAACAAGGAGGCCAAGACAAACAAGAAGAGCcgaaaaggaagagaaacgAAGGAAAGGGAAGGCGAGAGGGCAAGGCACAGGGAGAACAGAAAGCAACAAGAACAAGGAGGCCAAGACAAACAAGCAGAGccgaaaaggaagagaaaagaaggaaagggAAGGGAAGGCGAGAGGGCAAGGCACAGGGAGAACAGAAAGGCAACAAGAACAAGGAGGCCAAGACAAACAAGAAGAGCcgaaaaggaagagaaacgAAGGAAAGGGAAGGCGAGAGGGCAAGGCACAGGAGAACAGAAAGGCAACAAGAACAAGGAGGCCAAGACAAACAAGCAGAGccgaaaaggaagagaaaagaaggaaatga
- the LOC7465993 gene encoding RING-H2 finger protein ATL56-like, which translates to MNSKQALLLVKKKLLHLTISFAYIHSIPSVTMPPPHRHHDHHRTHGGATPPKPNQKLLSLILKTIIMTAITTLFFLFLGIAAILLLIATAALHRHSTPSSNSSNGLSLKDLKKLPIFRFSTQTRPETGANQTSCVVCLEEIKQGQWCRNLVGCGHVFHRKCVDAWLVKVSACPICRTQVELVHGVKDSPLWDFDWTNELRVW; encoded by the coding sequence ATGAACAGCAAGCAAGCGCTCCTTTTAGTTAAGAAAAAACTTCTCCATTTGACAATTTCCTTTGCCTATATTCATTCAATTCCATCTGTAACCATGCCTCCTCCTCACCGCCACCATGATCACCACCGTACACACGGTGGTGCAACACCaccgaaaccaaaccaaaagcTTCTTTCCTTAATCCTCAAAACCATAATAATGACTGCAATAACCACCCTTTTTTTCCTATTCCTTGGTATTGCCGCCATCCTCCTCCTCATTGCCACCGCCGCACTCCACCGCCACTCGACTCCATCCTCCAATTCCTCAAATGGGTTGTCTCTCAAAGATTTAAAGAAGCTCCCAATATTCAGATTTTCGACTCAGACAAGACCTGAAACGGGTGCTAATCAAACTTCATGTGTGGTTTGTCTTGAAGAGATAAAGCAAGGACAGTGGTGTAGAAACCTTGTTGGGTGTGGTCATGTGTTTCACAGGAAATGTGTGGATGCTTGGCTTGTCAAGGTTTCTGCGTGCCCTATTTGCAGGACACAAGTTGAATTGGTTCATGGAGTAAAAGATAGTCCATTATGGGACTTTGATTGGACAAATGAATTGAGGGTTTGGTAG
- the LOC7465991 gene encoding uncharacterized protein LOC7465991 isoform X7: MALLSSSPSLSITSPNYRYYPSRRLCLYPISATRVVTPHHIDKSSLTISETSSEDQLWAAACLRVRSFHEFKPSTFGIQDHKRYLAEREFEALKERIAGKRTGFNRVSCLNASLPLSQLLSLPDDDLCAQCKFSENGEDRVVVGTLDVNQSMSLPDEITGMKPEGIEGQFARGYLSNVCVANELHRNGLGYDLVAKSKAVAQKWVW; this comes from the exons atggcactcctctcttcttctccttccctCTCAATAACTTCTCCAAATTACCGTTACTACCCTTCCCGTCGACTTTGCCTCTACCCAATCTCAGCCACACGCGTAGTCACTCCACACCACATCGACAAGTCGTCTCTTACAATCTCCGAAACGTCGTCGGAGGACCAACTGTGGGCCGCCGCGTGTCTCCGTGTACGTTCCTTCCACGAATTCAAGCCTTCCACTTTCGGTATCCAA GATCATAAAAGATACCTAGCAGAGCGTGAATTCGAAGCTTTAAAAGAACGAATTGCTGGTAAAAGAACCGGTTTTAATAGAGTTTCGTGTTTAAACGCGTCGCTTCCGTTGTCACAGTTGTTGAGCTTGCCTGATGATGATTTATGCGCGCAATGTAAG tttAGTGAGAATGGAGAAGATAGAGTGGTGGTGGGGACACTTGATGTAAATCAAAGTATGAGTCTTCCTGATGAAATTACTGGAATGAAACctgag GGTATTGAAGGTCAATTTGCTAGGGGATACTTGAGCAATGTATGTGTTGCCAATGAACTTCATAGGAATGGATTGGGTTATGATCTTGTTGCAAAGTCTAAAGCAGTTGCTCAGAAATGGG tttggtGA